A window of Lentibacillus sp. Marseille-P4043 contains these coding sequences:
- a CDS encoding FtsX-like permease family protein translates to MSFNHIVVQNILRDKSTYISYFLSCVFSIVVFFLFSTIAFHPMLAELDPSSTLGVTMVLASFFIYIFSFVFIIYSLFAFLKKKSKTLGTFMMMGASMKQIRKMVFRENMIIAGVAIITAIVCGLVIAPLFLMVAKKILRAEIFGMYVPIQATLITIVLFSLLFLIVTRLMTRMIKNEEIVQLLKADITQEKLIKPAPIKLILSIIVSVFLLFSMMKELNWVESFGIISYIALFISLLLAIYFTVTQGMLLAIRLWQKHPSYFRKTNMLFVSNLKAKGRSHAHIIYLLTVLLLGAFISTSVLYSSYYSVEEKTERLYPYSFQYTSYPGNESEARKDIAFIEESLDKAGNYEAYYSAFKTDEDRRIAFMSVSNFNQLGQHKPITIKDNEYFVAAGNEGVDPSKESIHDYPFGNLEYTGTEKENILQTGLQNVFYIVPDEIYETIEYPEYKIFAYELDDWTNKTQVAETISSKITSEPDIRLMSSKIDLYDAEKFIKSIMVLIGFMLSLIFMSAAMSILYFYLQTSLEQERVKFSGIRKVGFSIKELTSVVTKELATLIFIPFTIAVFILLATLLGMHNHISLAFYQLTAIGLSIFLLLFTISFFFIRRAYLNKLAN, encoded by the coding sequence ATGAGTTTTAATCATATTGTTGTTCAAAATATTTTACGGGATAAGTCGACATACATTTCCTACTTTCTAAGCTGTGTGTTTTCTATAGTGGTTTTTTTCCTGTTTTCAACTATCGCTTTTCATCCAATGTTGGCGGAATTGGATCCATCAAGTACACTAGGAGTAACAATGGTGCTTGCCAGCTTCTTTATTTATATTTTTTCTTTTGTCTTTATCATCTATTCGTTGTTCGCTTTTTTGAAAAAGAAATCGAAAACGCTAGGCACCTTTATGATGATGGGTGCTTCCATGAAGCAAATCCGCAAAATGGTTTTCAGAGAAAATATGATCATTGCTGGCGTAGCAATTATCACAGCTATTGTGTGTGGGCTTGTTATTGCACCATTATTTTTAATGGTTGCCAAAAAGATCTTACGTGCGGAAATCTTTGGCATGTATGTCCCAATTCAAGCCACTCTAATAACAATTGTTTTATTTTCTCTGTTATTCTTGATTGTTACTAGACTAATGACACGTATGATTAAAAATGAAGAAATTGTTCAACTATTAAAAGCAGATATTACACAAGAAAAGCTGATTAAACCTGCACCAATTAAATTGATCCTATCCATCATCGTTAGTGTGTTCTTGCTCTTTTCCATGATGAAGGAATTAAATTGGGTGGAATCCTTTGGAATTATTTCTTACATTGCGTTATTTATTAGTCTGTTATTAGCCATTTACTTTACAGTCACACAAGGAATGTTGTTAGCCATTCGTTTATGGCAAAAGCATCCATCGTATTTTAGAAAAACTAATATGCTTTTTGTTTCTAACTTAAAGGCAAAAGGGCGTTCACATGCCCATATCATTTATTTATTAACCGTCTTACTATTAGGTGCCTTTATAAGTACAAGCGTACTATACAGCTCTTACTACAGTGTAGAGGAAAAAACAGAAAGGTTATATCCTTATAGTTTCCAATATACTTCTTACCCCGGTAACGAATCAGAAGCTCGGAAAGATATAGCATTTATAGAAGAGTCCTTAGATAAAGCAGGTAATTATGAAGCATACTATTCTGCCTTTAAAACGGATGAAGATCGTAGGATTGCTTTTATGTCCGTTTCGAATTTCAATCAACTTGGCCAGCATAAGCCTATCACGATAAAGGACAATGAGTATTTTGTTGCGGCTGGTAATGAAGGTGTTGACCCTAGCAAAGAATCCATTCATGATTACCCATTTGGAAACCTTGAATATACAGGTACAGAAAAGGAAAATATTTTACAAACTGGGTTGCAAAATGTATTTTATATCGTTCCTGATGAAATATATGAAACAATTGAGTATCCAGAATATAAAATATTTGCTTATGAATTGGATGATTGGACAAACAAGACTCAAGTGGCTGAAACTATTTCATCAAAAATTACTTCAGAACCTGATATACGCTTAATGTCTTCTAAAATTGATTTATATGATGCAGAGAAGTTTATAAAAAGCATTATGGTCCTCATTGGGTTTATGCTTAGTCTGATTTTTATGAGCGCAGCAATGAGTATTCTTTATTTTTACCTCCAAACATCGCTTGAACAAGAAAGAGTAAAGTTTTCAGGCATTAGAAAAGTTGGTTTTTCCATTAAGGAATTAACATCTGTCGTGACAAAAGAGCTGGCTACCTTAATTTTTATCCCATTTACCATTGCAGTTTTTATTTTATTGGCAACATTGCTCGGCATGCATAACCATATCTCATTGGCATTTTATCAACTAACAGCAATTGGCTTAAGTATATTTTTACTGCTGTTTACAATAAGCTTTTTCTTTATTCGGAGAGCTTATTTAAATAAACTTGCTAATTAA
- a CDS encoding ABC transporter ATP-binding protein, whose amino-acid sequence MGDTILTVKQLQKEYTGEITYKALNGIDFHLGEKEFVAVMGPSGSGKTTFLNCISTIDRPTNGSIIINSKDPYKLNDDELARFRRTELGFVFQDFNLVHTLTVEENILLPLTLDSVAEKEMKQSLKQVVDFLGIEEILKKRTFEISGGQKQRVAIARAVIHNPTLLLADEPTGNLDSKSVNSVMTLFESINKTFNTAILMVTHDAYVASFAQCVIFIQDGILYNEIHRGKNKQQFYQEIMDTLTFLGGGQHEF is encoded by the coding sequence ATGGGAGATACAATTTTAACAGTAAAACAACTACAAAAGGAATATACCGGAGAAATCACATATAAGGCATTAAACGGCATTGATTTCCATTTAGGGGAGAAAGAATTTGTTGCAGTAATGGGCCCATCTGGCAGTGGAAAAACGACCTTCCTAAACTGCATTTCCACCATCGATCGTCCCACTAATGGTTCAATAATAATTAATTCAAAAGATCCGTATAAATTAAATGATGATGAATTAGCAAGGTTCAGGCGTACAGAATTAGGCTTTGTCTTTCAAGATTTTAACCTTGTCCACACATTAACAGTTGAGGAGAATATATTACTTCCTTTAACACTTGATTCTGTGGCAGAGAAAGAAATGAAACAGAGTTTAAAGCAAGTCGTTGATTTTTTAGGGATTGAAGAAATATTAAAAAAGCGCACGTTTGAAATTTCTGGTGGACAGAAGCAACGTGTGGCGATTGCAAGAGCGGTTATTCATAATCCAACATTACTATTAGCAGATGAACCGACTGGAAACTTGGATTCTAAATCTGTGAATAGTGTTATGACGTTATTCGAATCAATTAATAAAACCTTTAATACTGCCATTTTAATGGTAACACATGATGCCTACGTTGCTAGTTTTGCTCAGTGTGTCATCTTTATACAAGACGGTATTCTCTATAATGAGATACATCGAGGGAAAAACAAACAGCAATTTTACCAAGAAATTATGGATACACTCACATTTCTAGGTGGTGGTCAGCATGAGTTTTAA
- a CDS encoding sensor histidine kinase: MKPFLRDHLSFITLYIITMICLPIVIHLLDDFRNHYAYFIFLATILLAILLLFRYIRRKKMYAHLNGKGETSDLLIHHPQAPVEKAYAKQMRFIQSLFLTKEDEHKDFLHEQQLMISQTVHQMKTPLSVIQLLIQTNQLKEPSLFQEWQKIKKECDKVNFSLNQLLTYSRSSQLLADLKIEPISLKNIVQEVANDLKDYFIEMEVYPKSTIEENIIIYSDRKWLRVVIYQLLSNAAKYGEKKSFVLIRYENSSQLWIKNKGETIPESEINRVFDLFYTGTKGRIQGEATGIGLYLVKKILSTLNHPYKLSSAHNETIFEIDFSRE; the protein is encoded by the coding sequence ATGAAGCCTTTTTTACGTGATCATTTAAGTTTTATAACTCTTTACATTATAACGATGATTTGCTTACCAATTGTTATTCATTTGCTAGATGACTTTAGGAATCATTATGCCTATTTTATATTTTTAGCTACTATTTTATTAGCCATTCTTCTTTTATTTCGATATATTCGACGCAAAAAAATGTATGCTCATTTGAATGGAAAGGGAGAAACAAGTGATTTATTAATTCACCATCCTCAAGCCCCGGTTGAAAAGGCATATGCAAAGCAAATGCGGTTCATTCAGTCCCTTTTTCTTACAAAAGAGGATGAACACAAAGATTTCTTACATGAACAGCAACTAATGATTTCTCAAACTGTTCACCAAATGAAAACACCACTTTCCGTCATTCAATTACTTATACAAACGAATCAATTAAAAGAACCAAGTTTATTCCAAGAATGGCAAAAGATAAAAAAAGAGTGCGATAAAGTAAATTTTTCTTTAAATCAGCTATTAACTTATAGCCGATCATCCCAATTATTGGCTGATCTAAAGATTGAACCGATATCTTTAAAGAATATAGTCCAAGAAGTGGCTAATGATTTAAAAGATTACTTTATTGAAATGGAGGTATACCCCAAAAGTACAATCGAAGAAAATATCATCATTTATTCTGATCGTAAATGGCTTAGAGTTGTTATCTATCAACTATTAAGTAATGCTGCCAAATATGGTGAAAAGAAATCGTTCGTTCTAATTCGATATGAAAATAGTAGTCAGTTATGGATCAAGAACAAAGGCGAAACAATACCGGAAAGTGAAATTAATCGTGTATTTGATTTGTTTTACACTGGTACTAAAGGACGCATCCAAGGTGAAGCGACTGGTATCGGACTATATTTAGTCAAAAAGATACTCTCTACACTAAATCATCCTTATAAGTTATCCTCTGCTCATAATGAAACGATTTTTGAGATTGATTTTTCCAGAGAATAG
- a CDS encoding response regulator transcription factor, whose amino-acid sequence MYKLLIVEDEVNIANTLKIHFEKYNYDCHIVEDFERVLDTFQEFQPHLVIMDINLPAFDGYYWSRKIRQVSNCPIMILSARMSELDQVYGIENGADDFITKPFLMDVVLAKVNGQIRRVYGEYAKDSQTRMLKEGNTTLNLDTFRLFTPEQETTLTIKELQLCSVLFEAFSNVVTRQQLLAAIWDDESFVEENTLTVNIVRLRKKLESIYSSLEITTIRGIGYQLAEKIL is encoded by the coding sequence ATGTATAAACTATTAATCGTTGAAGATGAAGTGAATATTGCGAATACATTAAAGATCCATTTTGAAAAATATAATTATGATTGCCATATTGTAGAGGATTTTGAAAGGGTACTTGATACTTTCCAAGAATTCCAACCACACCTCGTCATAATGGATATTAATCTTCCCGCTTTTGACGGCTATTATTGGTCTCGAAAAATTAGGCAAGTTTCAAATTGTCCCATTATGATACTTTCTGCCCGTATGAGTGAGTTAGATCAAGTCTATGGTATTGAAAATGGGGCAGATGACTTTATAACAAAACCTTTTTTAATGGATGTAGTTCTAGCAAAAGTAAATGGGCAAATTCGTCGAGTATATGGGGAATATGCGAAGGATTCGCAAACCCGAATGTTGAAAGAGGGAAATACAACTTTAAATTTGGATACTTTTCGATTATTTACACCCGAACAAGAGACAACATTGACAATAAAGGAATTACAGTTATGCTCTGTACTTTTTGAAGCATTCTCGAATGTTGTGACAAGGCAGCAACTGCTGGCAGCCATTTGGGATGATGAGTCATTTGTTGAAGAAAATACATTAACAGTCAATATTGTTCGGTTACGCAAAAAACTAGAATCTATTTATTCTTCATTGGAAATAACAACTATCCGAGGGATTGGCTATCAATTAGCGGAGAAGATCTTATGA
- a CDS encoding LysR family transcriptional regulator — MELRQLITFRTVASTLNFSRAAEVLNYVPSNVTMQIKSLEDELGVRLFDRLSKQLVLTTAGKRFLTHIQGVLDKLDEARSVVHDNENLSGTLTISANEVLCAYRLPSVFRLFRSRHPGVRITFRSVPNQHLKQTLFEGTADVVFMLDEPILSTGLTVEPLLEETFRFFVAPDHPLAKLTVLQFEDFHGEVFLVNEKGCTYRTMFDRSFEKKGIDDITYLEFQNAEAIKQCAITGIGIAFLPEITVEAEVERGELIALPWQISDLHVYTHMAWHKDKWLSPIILSFIEAAREVITIEEHSC, encoded by the coding sequence ATGGAATTACGCCAACTGATTACGTTCCGCACGGTTGCATCAACTTTAAATTTCAGTCGGGCTGCAGAAGTTCTGAACTACGTCCCCTCCAACGTTACGATGCAAATAAAGTCATTGGAGGACGAGCTTGGTGTTCGTCTCTTTGACCGCCTGAGCAAGCAACTCGTTCTCACAACTGCAGGTAAACGTTTTCTAACTCATATCCAAGGCGTTCTAGACAAATTGGACGAAGCTAGAAGTGTCGTTCACGACAATGAAAATCTAAGCGGTACCTTAACGATAAGTGCCAATGAGGTTCTTTGCGCCTACCGGCTTCCATCTGTATTTCGACTATTTCGTTCGCGCCATCCGGGAGTGCGCATCACCTTCCGCTCGGTTCCAAATCAGCATCTGAAGCAAACGCTCTTTGAGGGAACTGCGGATGTCGTCTTTATGCTAGACGAACCCATACTTTCAACAGGACTTACAGTGGAACCGTTACTCGAAGAAACTTTTCGCTTTTTCGTCGCTCCAGACCACCCTCTCGCGAAACTTACTGTACTACAGTTTGAAGACTTTCACGGAGAAGTGTTTCTGGTCAATGAAAAAGGTTGTACCTATCGAACCATGTTTGACCGGTCATTTGAGAAAAAGGGCATTGATGATATTACTTATTTAGAGTTTCAAAATGCTGAAGCCATTAAACAATGTGCAATTACAGGAATCGGTATTGCCTTTCTTCCAGAAATAACAGTGGAAGCTGAAGTTGAACGGGGTGAACTTATTGCTCTTCCATGGCAAATTTCGGATTTGCACGTATATACACATATGGCATGGCATAAAGACAAGTGGCTTTCACCAATCATATTATCTTTCATAGAAGCAGCAAGGGAAGTCATAACTATAGAGGAACATTCCTGTTAG
- a CDS encoding alpha/beta fold hydrolase, which yields MDYETFNLGDVTLQSGITLPNAFLAYKTYGELNDKKDNVVIYPTAFGDQHVQNEWLIGNGRALDPREYFIIIPNLLGNGLSSSPSNTPAPFDKANFPQVTIYDNVKFQYRLVTEKFGIQKIALVVGWSMGGIQSFQWGASYPDMVERIAPFCGGAKTWPQTYVVLDGMKAALMATIGFESSKLNQLTTEDMRAVGRVYAGWGLSQAYYREKLYREMGFDSLESFVSGVYENSFMKMDPHNFLAMLWTGQFADISANNTYNGDFDEALRSINAFASIMPGSTDLFCTADENEYEANLIPNAVYNPIESIWGHFAGRGINIADNKIIDDNLKRLLVLV from the coding sequence ATGGATTATGAGACTTTTAACTTAGGTGACGTAACCTTGCAATCAGGAATAACTTTACCAAACGCTTTTCTTGCTTATAAGACTTATGGAGAATTAAATGATAAGAAAGACAATGTTGTCATCTATCCAACTGCTTTTGGTGACCAACATGTTCAGAATGAATGGCTGATTGGAAATGGCAGGGCACTAGATCCGAGAGAATATTTCATTATCATTCCAAATTTACTGGGAAACGGATTATCTTCCTCTCCTAGTAACACACCTGCTCCATTTGACAAGGCAAATTTTCCACAGGTAACCATCTATGATAATGTGAAATTTCAATATCGGCTGGTTACCGAAAAATTCGGCATTCAAAAGATTGCACTCGTGGTTGGATGGTCAATGGGAGGCATCCAATCTTTCCAATGGGGAGCAAGTTATCCTGACATGGTGGAACGAATTGCACCCTTCTGCGGAGGTGCAAAGACTTGGCCGCAAACATATGTGGTCTTAGACGGAATGAAAGCTGCCCTTATGGCTACAATTGGCTTCGAATCGAGTAAACTAAACCAATTAACTACTGAGGACATGCGCGCTGTTGGCCGCGTCTATGCAGGGTGGGGATTATCACAAGCCTATTATAGAGAGAAACTCTATCGAGAAATGGGATTTGATTCATTGGAAAGTTTTGTGTCTGGCGTCTATGAAAATAGCTTTATGAAAATGGATCCGCACAATTTCCTAGCTATGTTATGGACAGGCCAATTTGCAGATATTAGTGCAAACAACACCTATAACGGAGATTTCGATGAGGCTCTTAGAAGTATTAATGCGTTTGCCTCCATCATGCCTGGAAGTACAGATCTCTTCTGTACTGCGGACGAGAACGAATACGAGGCAAATCTTATACCTAATGCTGTTTATAACCCTATCGAGTCGATTTGGGGCCATTTTGCAGGTCGCGGAATCAACATTGCTGATAATAAAATTATTGATGACAATCTAAAACGCTTGTTGGTACTAGTATAA
- a CDS encoding type II toxin-antitoxin system RelE family toxin, whose amino-acid sequence MNSDYKLIYHKSAVKFIAKIDKTSQERIVTGLKGLLSIPPEGDIKRLKGHPGLYRLRIGSFRVIFNIDHQEQVVYIEAIGNRGDIYK is encoded by the coding sequence ATGAATTCGGACTACAAGTTGATTTACCATAAGTCCGCAGTTAAATTCATAGCTAAAATAGATAAAACCTCTCAAGAAAGAATTGTAACTGGGTTAAAAGGACTTTTATCAATACCACCAGAAGGAGATATTAAAAGACTTAAGGGGCATCCAGGTTTATACAGATTAAGGATTGGGAGTTTTCGTGTGATCTTTAATATTGATCACCAAGAGCAAGTGGTCTATATCGAAGCCATTGGAAACCGTGGAGATATTTATAAATAG
- a CDS encoding helix-turn-helix domain-containing protein produces MKLNRLKCGLTQGELAEGIISVSYLSKIEHNQIFPSEEVYNLIFKRLGIDIEEELQLNDFVLEKKCRTWFHALLLGSEKDRLSYLYEDIKKPFSRAFIHEYGSSVLRKGR; encoded by the coding sequence ATTAAGCTAAATAGACTGAAATGCGGCCTTACCCAGGGAGAATTGGCAGAAGGAATAATATCTGTTTCCTATCTGTCTAAGATAGAACATAATCAAATTTTCCCTAGTGAAGAGGTTTATAACCTAATATTTAAACGTTTGGGAATAGATATTGAAGAAGAACTTCAGTTAAATGATTTTGTACTGGAAAAGAAATGCCGTACTTGGTTCCATGCTTTACTCCTTGGGTCTGAAAAGGATAGACTTAGTTATCTTTATGAAGATATAAAGAAACCATTTAGTAGGGCTTTCATACATGAATATGGGTCATCTGTTCTCCGAAAAGGGAGATAG
- a CDS encoding LCP family protein, producing METKRVVKRRKLRRKRVLLLVLITIFTLVIGTFGYAYWQYKSALKASLAEVGDDNESETEFHGVKDKFGNVNVLLIGVDSRGEKHSRSDAIMIAQYNQDTKTPKLVSIMRDSYVNIPGHGMNKINAAEAFGGPELLRQTIKENFDVDVQYYALIDFKGFTKMIDKAFPDGIEIDVEKQMSKEIGVTLSPGVQTLNGKELLGYVRFRKDAQGDFGRVNRQQVVLKTLADNVVSFSGITQVPRMVGTIQPYIDTNVDKKLILSVATSFISDDNSIQSFRIPVENGYRNARVMIGGYNSAVLELDLEKNRSALNDFLEN from the coding sequence ATGGAAACTAAACGAGTAGTAAAGAGAAGGAAACTCCGAAGAAAAAGAGTACTTCTTCTAGTACTTATTACGATCTTCACCCTTGTCATTGGAACCTTTGGCTATGCTTACTGGCAGTATAAGTCTGCATTAAAGGCATCTTTAGCTGAGGTTGGTGATGATAACGAATCTGAAACAGAATTCCATGGTGTGAAGGACAAATTTGGCAATGTCAATGTATTACTGATTGGCGTGGACTCAAGGGGAGAAAAACACTCACGATCAGATGCGATTATGATTGCCCAATATAATCAAGATACCAAAACACCCAAATTAGTATCTATTATGCGAGATTCTTATGTTAACATTCCAGGTCATGGAATGAATAAAATCAATGCAGCAGAAGCCTTTGGGGGACCGGAATTACTTCGTCAAACGATAAAGGAAAACTTTGATGTAGATGTTCAATATTATGCGTTAATCGATTTCAAAGGTTTTACTAAAATGATTGATAAGGCTTTTCCGGATGGCATAGAAATAGATGTCGAAAAACAAATGTCAAAAGAAATTGGAGTAACCCTATCCCCAGGTGTGCAAACGCTAAATGGAAAAGAATTGCTAGGATATGTACGATTTAGGAAAGATGCTCAAGGGGATTTTGGTAGAGTTAACAGGCAACAGGTGGTTTTAAAAACCCTTGCAGATAATGTAGTTAGTTTTTCTGGAATTACACAAGTGCCAAGAATGGTTGGAACCATTCAGCCATATATTGACACCAATGTAGACAAGAAACTCATACTATCTGTGGCTACTAGCTTTATATCTGATGACAATAGTATTCAATCTTTTAGAATACCTGTAGAGAATGGATATAGAAATGCTAGGGTTATGATAGGCGGTTATAATAGCGCAGTACTTGAACTAGACTTGGAGAAGAATCGTTCAGCTTTAAACGACTTTTTAGAAAATTAG
- a CDS encoding alpha/beta fold hydrolase encodes MRTISSENYLEVRGKDMYVEIHGNADAYPLLYLHGGPGESCYEFCYHQAERLQEDFRLIAIDQRGVCRSEMIRENEHFSIDDILMDGEELRKKLGIKRWALLGHSFGGYIALKYASMFPDSITRIVFECPTFDFGLSGRSLLRKMAQISKEENMVELAEKCFMLAESDKSAKELMLKFIELRPELGEQGMKIHVHNPEYKTDYSLYTDEEWKQFLERTNVHNSRLIQGEEMFESILPMLKKVKNPSLLIRGQYDPVTCKEQMVKFKEDVAVADVITFSSSGHFPHAEEPDEFAKSVVEFLK; translated from the coding sequence GTGAGAACAATTTCAAGCGAAAATTATTTAGAAGTACGAGGCAAGGATATGTATGTTGAAATCCACGGAAATGCAGATGCTTATCCGCTGTTGTACCTTCACGGAGGGCCAGGTGAGAGTTGCTATGAATTTTGCTATCATCAAGCTGAGAGGCTGCAAGAAGATTTCAGACTTATCGCTATCGATCAACGGGGTGTTTGCAGGTCCGAGATGATCAGAGAAAATGAGCATTTTTCCATAGATGATATCTTAATGGATGGTGAAGAGCTAAGGAAGAAGTTAGGGATTAAACGATGGGCATTGCTAGGACATTCATTTGGGGGTTATATTGCCTTGAAATATGCCAGTATGTTTCCTGATTCCATTACACGAATTGTATTTGAATGTCCAACTTTTGATTTTGGGCTTTCAGGCAGAAGTCTATTAAGGAAAATGGCCCAGATTTCTAAAGAGGAAAATATGGTAGAATTGGCAGAAAAATGTTTTATGTTAGCTGAATCCGATAAATCAGCCAAAGAACTTATGCTAAAATTTATTGAATTGCGCCCTGAACTTGGCGAACAGGGTATGAAGATCCATGTACATAATCCGGAATATAAGACTGATTACTCCCTTTATACAGATGAAGAGTGGAAGCAGTTTTTGGAAAGGACGAATGTTCATAATAGTCGATTGATACAAGGGGAAGAGATGTTTGAATCCATTCTTCCAATGCTGAAAAAAGTAAAAAATCCTTCACTTTTGATTAGGGGTCAGTACGATCCTGTTACGTGCAAGGAGCAAATGGTGAAATTTAAAGAAGATGTTGCAGTTGCAGATGTAATAACATTCAGTAGCAGTGGACATTTCCCGCACGCTGAGGAACCTGATGAATTTGCTAAATCAGTTGTTGAATTTTTGAAATAA
- a CDS encoding VOC family protein has protein sequence MDKSIPIKNQMNGVFVHVSNLKFSVKWYSDLLDLDIDVDKVKSPIFNIPLVGTTALTLDDHAFDPEFKHNTSPSPIFNLYAPEIEEAYQYIKEKDIQIAREIEWVGETAWFNIKDPDGNVVMICNC, from the coding sequence ATGGATAAATCAATACCGATAAAGAACCAAATGAATGGTGTTTTTGTTCATGTATCTAATTTAAAGTTCTCAGTAAAATGGTATTCTGATTTGTTAGATTTAGATATTGATGTAGATAAGGTAAAGTCGCCTATCTTTAATATACCGTTAGTAGGAACAACTGCTCTAACCTTAGATGATCACGCCTTTGATCCAGAATTTAAACATAATACAAGCCCCAGTCCAATTTTTAACCTTTATGCCCCGGAAATTGAGGAAGCCTATCAGTATATTAAAGAGAAAGATATTCAAATTGCACGAGAAATAGAGTGGGTTGGAGAGACAGCTTGGTTTAATATAAAGGATCCTGATGGTAACGTAGTAATGATCTGTAATTGTTAA
- a CDS encoding LysE family translocator has product MLDTQTFGMFIIAALVLLVIPGPSVLYIIARSLDQGRLAGLVSVLGNALGSVILSVAAAAGLSAILASSGVVFNVVKYLGAAYLIYLGINRLFSNDSHDPIVPQRKRLLHIFNQGIIVAVLNPKTVLFFVAFVPQFVDASQGGIWEQTLFFGLMLVILGVCTDSIYALLAGTAGNWLNRRGILGGKLRYVSSGIYMVLGVVFAFSGSGKR; this is encoded by the coding sequence ATGTTAGACACACAAACTTTTGGCATGTTTATTATTGCTGCGTTGGTACTGCTTGTGATACCTGGACCGTCTGTTCTCTATATTATAGCACGTAGCCTTGACCAAGGGCGTTTGGCAGGTCTTGTGTCTGTCTTGGGTAATGCACTGGGAAGCGTCATACTTTCTGTCGCGGCTGCGGCGGGATTGTCCGCAATTCTGGCTTCATCTGGTGTGGTTTTCAATGTAGTGAAGTATCTTGGTGCCGCCTATCTAATTTATCTGGGAATAAACCGCTTGTTCAGTAATGATAGTCATGACCCGATAGTACCTCAACGTAAACGACTTTTACATATATTTAACCAGGGAATCATTGTTGCGGTATTGAACCCGAAAACCGTACTATTTTTCGTTGCATTTGTCCCTCAGTTTGTTGATGCATCACAGGGAGGCATATGGGAACAAACACTCTTTTTTGGACTTATGCTCGTAATACTTGGAGTTTGTACCGATAGTATTTATGCATTGCTAGCTGGAACGGCCGGAAACTGGCTGAATCGGCGAGGGATTTTGGGTGGGAAACTGCGCTACGTATCTAGTGGAATTTATATGGTTCTTGGTGTAGTTTTTGCATTCTCAGGTTCAGGAAAGCGATGA
- a CDS encoding GNAT family N-acetyltransferase, producing MRVTSARLLFRPYNDVDFAFLMSLLSDPEVVRFIGNGKTRDKNGGKYFLSWIYRTYEYGENMGLRLLVNKEDDTLIGHAGFVPQVDKVKEIEIGYWITREHWGKGYATEAAKALLEYGHKQLDRERFIALIQPGNVASRKVAKKLGMALEKKVVLGGEEVDVYSTIIDD from the coding sequence TTGCGAGTTACCTCGGCAAGGTTGTTATTTCGTCCATACAATGACGTTGACTTTGCATTTCTTATGTCGTTGTTGTCAGATCCTGAAGTAGTGCGATTTATCGGAAATGGGAAGACAAGGGATAAAAACGGTGGGAAGTATTTTTTGAGTTGGATATATCGTACATATGAATACGGTGAGAATATGGGATTAAGGCTTTTAGTCAATAAAGAAGATGACACGTTAATTGGACATGCAGGTTTCGTTCCCCAAGTTGACAAGGTGAAAGAAATTGAAATAGGCTATTGGATTACGCGCGAACATTGGGGAAAAGGATATGCAACAGAAGCAGCTAAGGCATTGTTGGAATATGGACATAAACAACTTGATAGAGAAAGATTTATTGCATTGATTCAACCTGGTAATGTAGCTTCTCGAAAAGTTGCAAAGAAACTAGGGATGGCGTTAGAGAAAAAAGTTGTGTTGGGCGGGGAGGAGGTGGATGTGTATTCCACGATTATAGATGATTGA